The Candidatus Eisenbacteria bacterium DNA segment TCGAGGGAAAAAGGGATTCAGGCCGACTTTGAGAATGTCGTAGTCACTCCAGGCGCAAAGCCGATCATGTTCTTTGGCATCCTTGCCTGCATCGATCCTGGCGATGAAGTCATATATCCGAATCCCGGATTCCCAATCTATGAGTCAGTCATCAATTTCATTGGGGCAAAAGCCGTCCCGCTTCCGCTCAAGGAGGAAAAGGATTTCAGTTTCGATCTCGGAGATCTGAAGAAGAGAATCACCGACAAAACGAAGATGTTGATTCTCAATTCGCCCCAGAATCCAACAGGAGGCGTGCTCACTGAGGACGACCTCGGAGGTATTTTCGAGCTCGTCAAGGGGAAGAACATCAGAATCCTCAGTGATGAAGTCTACTGCAAGATACTCTATGAAGGCACGCACCGGAGCATCGCATCTTTCCCGGGCATGCAGGAGAGGACAATCATCCTTGACGGGTTCTCGAAAACATATGCAATGACCGGCTGGAGGCTCGGCTACGGAGTGATGGAGAAGAAGCTTGCACAGCATATCGGGCGGCTGATGACCAATTGCAACTCCTGCACGTGCTCATTTACGCAGATAGCGGGCATAGAGGCCCTTACCGGACCTCAAGATGACGCGAAGAAAATGGTTGCCGAGTTCAAAAAAAGGAGAGACGTCATAGTCAAAGGGTTGAACTCGATTGAAGGCATATCATGCAAGCTGCCGAAGGGAGCGTTCTATGCATTCCCCAATGTCAAGAAACTGACTGGCAACTCTCACGAGTTTGCCAGGAGGCTTCTCGATGAGAAAGGTGTCGCCAGCCTTTCAGGGACCGCATTCGGAAGCTACGGGGAAGGCTACCTCAGATTCTCATATGCCAATTCCATCGAGAACATCCAGACGGCTTTGGGGCTCGTTGCAGAATTTGTTGCATCACAGACAAAGGAAACGAGCCGCAGATGAGACGCGGACGAACCGGCTCCGGGCGCCGCAGCGTTGCCGGGCAGCATGGGTCCAAAGATTGAGGCAGCGGTTGAGTTTCTTAATGGAGGGGGGAAGGAGGTGGTGATACTAGGTGCAAGTGGTGAAGTGACGGGGCTGTGAATTCCGCGCTTCACTCTAAAAGGCAACAGATTCTCTGAAACTGGTTGAGGAACGGCCGGGCAAGGCGAAGTTTCCTTGGGATGTGAGGTTGGGAAGGGAGGAAAAAGGAAATGATGCGTATCTCTTTTATTGTCCTAGCCGTTTTTCTTTCTTTTGGAGCAGCGTGGGCGGCCCTTGTCA contains these protein-coding regions:
- a CDS encoding pyridoxal phosphate-dependent aminotransferase codes for the protein MEYAGRMKDLGTETAFEVLARAKEIEKTGRKVVHLEIGEPDFDTPANISAAAIKAIKDGYTHYGPSPGLMDFRTVIAKHESREKGIQADFENVVVTPGAKPIMFFGILACIDPGDEVIYPNPGFPIYESVINFIGAKAVPLPLKEEKDFSFDLGDLKKRITDKTKMLILNSPQNPTGGVLTEDDLGGIFELVKGKNIRILSDEVYCKILYEGTHRSIASFPGMQERTIILDGFSKTYAMTGWRLGYGVMEKKLAQHIGRLMTNCNSCTCSFTQIAGIEALTGPQDDAKKMVAEFKKRRDVIVKGLNSIEGISCKLPKGAFYAFPNVKKLTGNSHEFARRLLDEKGVASLSGTAFGSYGEGYLRFSYANSIENIQTALGLVAEFVASQTKETSRR